From a single Georhizobium profundi genomic region:
- a CDS encoding ArsR/SmtB family transcription factor, which produces MPTLDPFAAIADPNRRHLLEELRRAPQTVNELAQGLPISRPAVSQHLKALLDSGLVVVKPQGTRRIYAIDNAGFMRLNIWLDQFWA; this is translated from the coding sequence ATGCCGACCCTGGATCCGTTTGCAGCCATTGCCGATCCGAATCGCCGCCATCTGCTGGAGGAGCTTCGTCGCGCGCCTCAAACGGTAAATGAGCTGGCGCAGGGGCTGCCAATCAGCCGGCCCGCCGTCTCGCAGCACCTCAAGGCGCTTTTGGACAGCGGACTGGTCGTCGTGAAGCCGCAGGGCACGCGGCGGATCTACGCGATCGACAATGCAGGCTTTATGCGCCTGAACATCTGGCTCGATCAATTCTGGGCTTGA